In the genome of Aspergillus luchuensis IFO 4308 DNA, chromosome 2, nearly complete sequence, one region contains:
- the BNA4_3 gene encoding kynurenine 3-monooxygenase, mitochondrial precursor (COG:C;~EggNog:ENOG410PFFH;~InterPro:IPR027545,IPR036188,IPR002938;~PFAM:PF01494;~TransMembrane:1 (n6-17c22/23o452-473i);~go_function: GO:0004502 - kynurenine 3-monooxygenase activity [Evidence IEA];~go_function: GO:0071949 - FAD binding [Evidence IEA];~go_process: GO:0006569 - tryptophan catabolic process [Evidence IEA];~go_process: GO:0019805 - quinolinate biosynthetic process [Evidence IEA]): MSSYKVVIVGGGPVGALAGLYAAQRGFQVEIYEMRDEYSQVQTATSFSAKSISLTLSERGIKALRHSQCRGLAERILSTTVPVYGRMVHSKSKTRLTTRRIAYDVHGQALYAISRSEINQNLLEELSAFPNVRIFYKHRLNGLDMKQKCATFQDISRPLEPSHETKFDLLIGADGAHSTTRFFLSRYAKININQKWEDIFWCELTIPVGHALPMDCLHMWPQRDFMLFACPDKEGTLTCNLFAPEKVFLELKSSGRIAEFFEKNFPGITPDLIPTDNLQKQFKSNLHHPMIDIRCSPYHYQDSCVLIGDAAHAMVPFYGQGMNTGFEDVRILFEDFLDQRRNFPSWKDNLSLSYAMQQKELPDTPQAIVEDYLEQYTKYRQPDVHIINELALQNYKELRQGVFKMSYHIRKHIEEFLSLHAPQLGWATQYRLVAFETMRYTDVLRQVRRQGMILSAVAWSCLALFLLLCLFSLHL; this comes from the exons ATGTCTTCATACAAGGTTGTCATTGTCGGGGGTGGCCCGGTTGGGGCGTTGGCGGGATTATATGCGGCTCAGCGAGGCTTTCAAGTGGAAATTTATGAGATGAGGGACG AGTACAGTCAAGTCCAGACAGCAACTTCCTTCTCTGCCAAGAGTATCAGTCTAACGCTGTCCGAACGAGGCATCAAGGCTTTACGGCATAGCCAATGCAGGGGCCTGGCAGAGAGGATTCTATCGACAACTGTTCCCGTCTATGGTCGAATGGTGCACAGCAAGTCCAAGACGCGACTAACTACCAGGCGAATTGCCTATGATGTTCATGGACAG GCTCTTTATGCAATCAGTCGCTCTGAGATTAACCAAAACCTGCTTGAGGAGCTGTCTGCCTTCCCAAATGTTCGCATATTCTACAAGCACAGACTCAATGGCTTGGACATGAAGCAGAAGTGTGCCACTTTCCAAGACATATCTCGCCCCCTGGAGCCCAGCCATGAGACCAAGTTTGACCTACTGATTGGTGCTGATGGTGCTCACTCTACAACCCGCTTCTTTCTGTCCCGCTATGCCAAAATCAACATTAACCAGAAGTGGGAAGACATCTTCTGGTGTGAGCTTACCATCCCTGTGGGGCATGCTCTTCCAATGGACTGTCTGCACATGTGGCCCCAGCGTGACTTTATGCTGTTTGCCTGTCCGGATAAG GAAGGAACATTGACTTGCAATCTGTTCGCTCCGGAGAAAGTGTTCCTGGAACTGAAGTCATCTGGGAGGATTGCAGAGTTCTTCGAGAAGAACTTTCCTGGTATCACACCAGACCTCATCCCCACCGACAACCTCCAGAAACAATTCAAGTCCAACCTTCATCACCCCATGATCGACATCCGATGCTCACCGTATCACTACCAGGACTCATGTGTCCTTATTGGTGATGCTGCGCATGCTATGGTCCCCTTCTACGGTCAAGGCATGAACACCGGCTTCGAGGATGTCCGAATCCTGTTCGAGGACTTCCTCGACCAACGAAGGAATTTCCCTTCCTGGAAGGACAACCTCTCCTTGAGTTATGCGATGCAACAAAAAGAGCTACCCGACACCCCGCAAGCGATTGTGGAAGACTACCTTGAGCAGTACACCAAGTATCGCCAGCCGGATGTCCACATCATAAATGAATTGGCGTTGCAAAACTACAAGGAACTACGACAAGGCGTGTTCAAGATGTCTTACCATATCCGTAAGCATATTGAAGAGTTTCTGAGTCTTCATGCCCCGCAGCTTGGGTGGGCGACGCAGTACCGGCTGGTGGCGTTTGAGACGATGCGATATACCGATGTTTTGCGACAGGTCCGAAGACAGGGAATGATCTTGAGTGCTGTGGCGTGGAGCTGCCTGGcgctctttctccttttgTGTCTTTTTTCGCTTCACCTGTAA